The Thamnophis elegans isolate rThaEle1 chromosome Z, rThaEle1.pri, whole genome shotgun sequence DNA window GAAACACCAAAAGAGGCAAATGTCACAACAGGAGACAAGTACAGTACTGCCATAATTTATTTCTTGAAATATTTCATGAAAAACATGAGTTTCCCTTTCAATTCCTAAATCCCTGGAAGTCCAATGCTCAGCCTTGTTTATTCCCCATTGCTCCACAAATCAACCCCTTTCCAAAAAATGGGGTCCTATTTGCAGACAGCCTCAAAGATCTCCAGGGTCCTTTTAATCTCCCGGATCTGCTTAGCGAGGATGTGAACAGGCTGCATGGAGCGGTCCAGCTCTTCACACCTGGCCATCAGAGTGTACATCCCTTTGATGCTCATGTCTACGGATTCGCCCAAGCTGTCCACAGCATCACGGTAGGTCTGGATGTAGCCTACGCTGAGTGCCGTCATATTCTGGATGGCGCTGTTCAAGGCCCTCAACATCTGGTCCACTCTCTGTGCCACATCCGTGGTCAACCTTTCCAAATCCCGTAGGACCTGGGGATCCACTGGAGGGATATCTGCAGTTTTGCCTCGAACAGAGTGCTGAGATGACATTGATGAGGTGGGCTCTGTATCATCCAGACTGCCCCGAGAGCTCATCTTGATCTTCATTTGCAAGTTGTTGGCCACAAAATGTGTCAGGTCTCCATCGTAGCTCACTGTTCCTTCCAATTCCAAGGCGCTCGATATAGTGGCCCTTCTGCCTTCTTGGTTCTTGGATGCCCCGTATACCTGGCTTATCCCATCCAGGCTGTGACTGTCCAACAGACGTCCTCCGGCCATGCTTTCCCTGGCTGCAACTCGCACGGGGTTCGGCAACCGCTTGGATTCTTCCCCGGCTACGGAATTGGACGAGGGGGCTTGGATGTGGACTTGGGCCATTATATGTTGCCCCTCCATCAGGCAATGCAGGAAGGAGACCCAGGAGAAACAAGAAGCAAGGGAAGGAGGGTACAAGGCAAAGGCTGAAGTGGGGAGAGAAGCGCAGAGAAAAGCTTCGAGGGGGTTTCAAAGGAAAGATTCCTCCGGAGATACAAAGCATAAAACGGATCGTTTCCCCCCCATCTCCCGCATCTAAACACACACTGAAACCCCTTCCGCTTCCCGGGGGCGGAGACTGGTCCAGGAAAAGGCGGAGAAAAGAGCGGGTTAGTTAGAAGGACCAAATGACCCTTCTCATTGGCTGTCTTCAGTTTGAAGATCCACCAATCGAGGTGGAGAAACAGGACGCTCGTTGATTGGACTCTCTCGCTGCCGGAACAAGCAGAATATACACAAAATACCATCCAGGGCAGGGAGAGGGCAAGCGGAGGCTGAGCTGGCATTAAAGGAGCAGAGGATCATCGCATCGTTTGCAGTGACCCAAACACCGACATTTTCAATTCTGACCGTTAAAGAATGTGTTGTTGTaatgtgtatttttattttactaaatctatatgccactcatctcactatccaaagcgCTTCTGCACCTAAAGGCTAGACAaggaggaatggaatagaataggaaatagaatagaaattaggaatggaattaggaataggaatagaatacaatggaatggaattaagaataggaaatagaataaatgggaaataggaatggaattaggaataggaatatgattgaataggaaataggaatgtaattaggaaatagaataggaaataggaatggaattaggaatagaaaatagaatagaataggaaataggaattaggaataggaatagaattaaataggaatggaattaggaatagaattgaatagaattctttattggccaactgtgattggacacacaaggaatttgtctttagtgcatatgtTGTCtaaatggaaactgatcaaggagagatttaacctagcaataaggagaatt harbors:
- the BORCS6 gene encoding BLOC-1-related complex subunit 6, coding for MEGQHIMAQVHIQAPSSNSVAGEESKRLPNPVRVAARESMAGGRLLDSHSLDGISQVYGASKNQEGRRATISSALELEGTVSYDGDLTHFVANNLQMKIKMSSRGSLDDTEPTSSMSSQHSVRGKTADIPPVDPQVLRDLERLTTDVAQRVDQMLRALNSAIQNMTALSVGYIQTYRDAVDSLGESVDMSIKGMYTLMARCEELDRSMQPVHILAKQIREIKRTLEIFEAVCK